In one Corallococcus sp. EGB genomic region, the following are encoded:
- a CDS encoding J domain-containing protein, protein MGAAVASWQTLENVTVECTHCGVMMTLQPGSRVKYYRCGSCHRWVSSTYSEVFRADAKMRTHPVKDTADADARFVEVKDRLDKWLTAVQEQCPYQTLGVSPLDSPDVIRARFHALALERHPDRGGSAEQMREVNDAYERILKHRQRKRLEAMASGAPARATASVLPARSR, encoded by the coding sequence ATGGGTGCGGCGGTCGCGAGCTGGCAGACACTGGAGAACGTCACGGTGGAGTGCACCCACTGCGGCGTGATGATGACGCTCCAGCCCGGGAGCCGGGTGAAGTACTACCGGTGCGGTTCGTGCCACCGCTGGGTGTCCAGCACCTACAGCGAGGTCTTCCGCGCGGACGCGAAGATGCGCACGCACCCGGTGAAGGACACCGCGGACGCGGACGCGCGCTTCGTGGAGGTGAAGGACCGGCTGGACAAGTGGCTCACCGCCGTCCAGGAGCAGTGCCCGTACCAGACCCTGGGCGTGTCGCCCCTGGATTCGCCGGACGTGATTCGCGCGCGCTTCCACGCGCTGGCGCTGGAGCGGCACCCGGACCGGGGCGGCTCCGCGGAGCAGATGCGCGAGGTCAACGACGCCTACGAGCGCATCCTCAAGCACCGTCAGCGCAAGCGGCTGGAGGCCATGGCGTCCGGCGCGCCCGCGCGCGCCACCGCCTCCGTCCTGCCCGCGCGCAGCAGGTAG
- a CDS encoding HEAT repeat domain-containing protein, whose protein sequence is MRPLLAAALLLTAAAHAQAPASAPPASAPRTSLKADKAPAAAAPARPPADGSTQDVALLRGLLWAAEPAPEEIRALAIEDLALLGDPRALDPLAAFIWDPNPRIQQAALRAVTLFQHRRAEEILGNVVRHPRLPDALKIQALGGLLYQRTPTARRVVQDVAADSRVGYAVQNAARSVASQWEAAPAAAP, encoded by the coding sequence ATGCGACCGCTCCTCGCCGCCGCCCTGCTGTTGACCGCCGCCGCGCACGCCCAGGCCCCCGCTTCAGCCCCTCCGGCCTCGGCGCCCAGGACCTCCCTCAAGGCCGACAAGGCCCCCGCGGCCGCGGCCCCCGCCCGGCCCCCGGCGGACGGCAGCACGCAGGACGTGGCCCTCCTGAGGGGCCTGCTGTGGGCGGCGGAGCCCGCTCCAGAGGAGATTCGCGCGCTCGCGATTGAAGACCTGGCGCTGCTGGGCGACCCGCGCGCCCTGGACCCGCTGGCCGCGTTCATCTGGGACCCGAACCCGCGCATCCAGCAGGCCGCGCTGCGCGCGGTGACCCTGTTCCAGCACCGCCGCGCGGAGGAGATATTGGGCAACGTCGTGCGCCACCCGCGCCTGCCGGACGCGCTGAAGATCCAGGCGCTGGGAGGGCTGCTCTACCAGCGCACCCCCACCGCCCGCCGGGTGGTGCAGGACGTGGCCGCCGACAGCCGCGTGGGGTACGCGGTGCAGAACGCCGCGCGCTCGGTGGCATCGCAGTGGGAGGCCGCCCCGGCCGCCGCCCCCTGA
- a CDS encoding DivIVA domain-containing protein: MKITPLDIRQKRFETVMRGFARPEVGAYLELIAGEFEEVVKENIALKEELKRTQARLEQHQERERTLQETMVTAQRISEDLKDAAKKEAEIIIADAEHQAEKIVHGAHQRLVQVVEDINELKRQRTQFESQVRSVVEAHRKLLETFAAPTFADRDYARVEDNVAFLSQKKATSND; encoded by the coding sequence ATGAAGATCACCCCCCTCGACATCCGGCAGAAGCGCTTCGAGACGGTGATGCGCGGCTTCGCGCGTCCCGAAGTGGGCGCGTACCTGGAGCTCATCGCCGGCGAGTTCGAGGAGGTGGTGAAGGAGAACATCGCGCTCAAGGAGGAGCTGAAGCGCACGCAGGCGCGGCTCGAGCAGCACCAGGAGCGTGAGCGCACCCTCCAGGAGACGATGGTCACCGCCCAGCGCATCAGCGAGGACCTGAAGGACGCCGCGAAGAAGGAAGCGGAGATCATCATCGCGGACGCGGAGCACCAGGCGGAGAAGATCGTCCATGGCGCGCACCAGCGGCTGGTGCAGGTGGTGGAGGACATCAACGAGCTCAAGCGGCAGCGCACCCAGTTCGAGTCGCAGGTGCGCTCGGTGGTGGAGGCCCACCGCAAGCTGCTGGAGACCTTCGCCGCGCCCACCTTCGCGGACCGGGACTACGCGCGCGTGGAGGACAACGTCGCGTTCCTGTCGCAGAAGAAGGCCACCTCCAACGACTAG
- a CDS encoding DUF167 domain-containing protein, whose amino-acid sequence MPAPWLKAVPAGVELTVLVQPRASRTQVVGEHDGQLKIQLAAPPVDGEANAALVEFIAKRLRVPRRQVTLVAGDTSRRKRLKVEGVDAAAVEAVISGGP is encoded by the coding sequence ATGCCCGCCCCCTGGCTCAAAGCCGTACCCGCCGGGGTGGAGCTGACGGTGCTCGTCCAGCCGCGCGCGTCCCGCACCCAGGTGGTGGGCGAGCATGACGGCCAGCTGAAGATCCAACTCGCCGCGCCGCCCGTGGATGGGGAGGCGAATGCGGCCCTGGTGGAATTCATCGCCAAAAGGCTGCGTGTGCCCCGTCGCCAGGTGACACTCGTGGCGGGTGACACGTCGCGCCGTAAGCGATTGAAAGTGGAGGGGGTTGATGCGGCGGCGGTCGAGGCTGTTATCTCTGGTGGACCGTGA
- a CDS encoding peptidase MA family metallohydrolase encodes MLRLFAFLLLLLASPGVFAQEEGPRGIHATEAVVTDSALVPHARPSLIAGELKTQRFVILHTAKAAGAAKALAGQIEGVRDAFGAMLGRDWPGTTEIRLGVGRQEFEALALPGGKPPGWAVALAYPGHQIILLDALSLNDAEGPTTLRHELAHVALGQLANGWPRWFQEGVAQNLTDERFSVAHYSALFRAVTQERVFHFEDLSDDWPDVPADVEIAYAQSAAFVAFLTGKHGSRAMGQLVDGVRAGEPFEQAFGKAFHSSLLLEEQDWREGLAARYGWLPLTTSSALLWLTASVLCVAAFVRRMRQKAARMTELAAEDAAEDAALRLLAAARAAGPVAVDGTEPLSPALPWPEWPGATTPAPPTPSAPSQPEALEGAPEALESGAGLPEDAEAEDEEPESSSGEYELDGEASSGRPPKPTLH; translated from the coding sequence ATGCTCCGCCTGTTTGCCTTCCTGCTGCTGCTGCTGGCCTCACCGGGCGTGTTCGCGCAAGAGGAGGGTCCGCGCGGCATCCACGCCACGGAGGCCGTCGTCACCGACAGTGCGCTCGTACCGCACGCCCGCCCCTCCCTCATCGCGGGTGAGCTGAAGACGCAGCGCTTCGTCATCCTGCACACCGCGAAGGCGGCGGGCGCGGCCAAGGCGCTGGCCGGGCAGATCGAGGGCGTGCGTGACGCCTTCGGCGCGATGCTCGGGCGCGACTGGCCGGGCACCACGGAGATCCGCCTGGGCGTGGGCCGCCAGGAGTTCGAGGCGCTGGCGCTCCCCGGCGGCAAGCCCCCGGGCTGGGCCGTGGCGCTCGCCTACCCCGGGCATCAGATCATCCTGCTGGACGCGCTGAGCCTGAACGACGCGGAGGGGCCCACCACGCTGAGGCATGAGCTGGCGCACGTGGCGTTGGGCCAGCTGGCGAATGGCTGGCCACGGTGGTTCCAGGAGGGCGTCGCGCAGAACCTCACCGACGAGCGCTTCTCCGTCGCCCACTACAGCGCCCTCTTCCGCGCGGTGACGCAGGAGCGCGTCTTCCACTTCGAGGACCTGTCCGACGACTGGCCGGACGTGCCCGCGGACGTCGAAATCGCCTACGCGCAGAGCGCCGCCTTCGTGGCCTTCCTCACCGGCAAGCACGGCTCACGCGCCATGGGCCAGCTGGTGGACGGCGTGCGCGCGGGCGAGCCCTTCGAGCAGGCCTTCGGCAAGGCCTTCCATTCATCGCTGCTGCTGGAGGAGCAGGACTGGCGCGAGGGGCTCGCGGCCCGTTACGGCTGGCTGCCCCTCACCACCAGCTCCGCGCTCCTGTGGCTCACGGCCTCCGTGCTGTGCGTGGCCGCCTTCGTGCGCCGCATGCGGCAGAAGGCCGCGCGCATGACGGAGCTGGCCGCGGAGGACGCCGCCGAGGACGCCGCGCTGCGCCTGCTCGCCGCCGCACGCGCGGCGGGCCCCGTCGCCGTGGACGGCACCGAGCCGCTGTCCCCTGCCCTCCCCTGGCCGGAATGGCCCGGCGCCACCACGCCGGCCCCGCCCACCCCGTCCGCTCCCAGCCAGCCGGAGGCCCTGGAGGGTGCGCCGGAAGCCCTGGAGTCGGGCGCGGGTCTGCCGGAGGACGCGGAAGCGGAGGACGAGGAGCCGGAGTCCTCCAGCGGCGAATACGAGCTGGACGGCGAGGCCTCGTCGGGCCGCCCGCCCAAGCCAACGCTCCACTGA